From Candoia aspera isolate rCanAsp1 chromosome 4, rCanAsp1.hap2, whole genome shotgun sequence, a single genomic window includes:
- the LOC134496508 gene encoding olfactory receptor 13G1-like, with the protein MEINNRSSIYKTKFRLMGLSSTPGHQMLIFWIFAVIYASALAGNFLLILAIGICSKLHTPMYFLLVNLSVVNVCSISVTIPKMLQNILDQKRIISFSGCIVQVFLFVWALGTEIILLSFMAFDRYAAICQPLHYMVIMKKEVCVGIATGAWVVGMANSAVHAALLLRLSFCDSEDINHFFCDLPPLWKLSCSDISLNEIMAFAADVTFTMSSCTLTLISYLLILRTIIKIQSVKGKKKAFSTCSSHLLVVSFYFSTIIYTYAKPSSPNDEEEYKNIAIIYSVVTPVLNPIIYSLRNKEVKETLTKLLWRKETFQQN; encoded by the coding sequence ATGGAAATTAATAACCGAAGTTCTATTTATAAAACTAAATTCAGGTTGATGGGTTTGTCCAGTACACCTGGACATCAGATGCTCATCTTCTGGATATTTGCTGTCATCTATGCATCAGCTTTGGCTGGCAACTTTCTCCTGATTCTTGCCATTGGCATTTGTAGCAAACTCCACACACCTATGTACTTCCTTTTGGTCAACCTCTCTGTGGTCAATGTGTGCTCTATCTCTGTGACCATTCCCaaaatgcttcagaacattctggACCAAAAAAGGATCATCTCATTTTCAGGCTGCATTGTTCAAGTGTTTCTTTTTGTCTGGGCTCTGGGGACAGAGATTATCTTACTTTCATTTATGGCTTTTGATCGGTATGCTGCTATTTGCCAGCCATTGCATTACATGGTCATTATGAAGAAAGAGGTATGTGTCGGAATAGCCACTGGAGCATGGGTTGTAGGAATGGCCAACTCTGCAGTTCATGCTGCCCTTTTGCTAAGGTTGTCCTTCTGTGACTCTGAAGATATCAACCATTTTTTCTGTGACCTGCCTCCACTGTGGAAGCTCTCCTGCTCCGATATCAGCCTTAATGAAATAATGGCTTTTGCAGCTGATGTGACCTTCACAATGAGTAGCTGTACTCTGACACTAATATCTTATCTACTTATTTTGAGAACTATCATCAAGATCCAATCAgtcaaaggaaagaagaaagcattCTCTACTTGTTCTTCCCATCTCCTAGTAGTAAGCTTTTATTTTTCTACCATTATCTATACATATGCTAAGCCATCCTCTCCCAATGATGAAGAAGAATACAAGAACATTGCTATAATTTACTCTGTGGTAACCCCAGTGCTTAATCCAATTATATATTCCCTTAGAAATAAAGAGGTTAAAGAGACTCTAACAAAATTGTTATGGAGAAAGGAAACCTTCCAGCAAAATTGA